A region from the Panicum hallii strain FIL2 chromosome 1, PHallii_v3.1, whole genome shotgun sequence genome encodes:
- the LOC112878247 gene encoding uncharacterized protein LOC112878247, with translation MAVRDGGKRTRFACLETARCMVAITVSAITVAVVVMVTIAALRPADSFSLSVVNGMDSSIPWLSKVNSSSSLDADAATNNTTMQRAAEKVNLTFALRAYNPSGRKDIRFSNFTVRVTDMPYFPSFAKMRDIAAFPVPAPFTLKRQGAHKLWSKFSLSDAGTLSYVAHTYGAQGTFKAMVLVNASIGSGSGSGTPASNNVTVTYYCWPVLVGWTAFADSPDGGVTCTPRKELSVDVDSLLPRSAPAPAAVYSRR, from the coding sequence ATGGCGGTCCGCGACGGTGGCAAGCGCACAAGGTTTGCGTGCCTGGAAACTGCGCGCTGTATGGTGGCCATAACGGTGAGTGCGATCACCGTCGCGGTGGTGGTGATGGTGACCATCGCCGCCCTCCGCCCTGCGGACTCCTTCAGCCTCTCCGTCGTCAACGGCATGGACTCGAGCATTCCGTGGTTGTCGAAGGTGAACTCGTCGTCGTCGTTGGATGCTGATGCTGCCACGAACAACACGACGATGCAGCGGGCAGCAGAGAAAGTGAACCTTACGTTTGCCCTGCGAGCCTACAACCCCAGCGGGCGCAAGGACATCCGCTTCAGCAACTTCACCGTCCGCGTCACCGACATGCCCTACTTCCCCAGCTTCGCCAAGATGAGGGACATCGCCGCGTTCCCTGTGCCCGCGCCGTTCACCCTGAAGCGGCAGGGTGCGCACAAGCTGTGGAGTAAGTTCTCCCTCAGCGACGCCGGGACGCTGTCCTACGTCGCGCATACGTACGGGGCGCAGGGCACCTTCAAGGCGATGGTGCTGGTGAACGCCTCCatcggctccggctccggctccgggaCCCCGGCGTCCAACAATGTCACTGTCACGTACTACTGCTGGCCAGTCCTCGTCGGCTGGACTGCGTTCGCCGATTCACCCGACGGTGGTGTCACATGCACGCCGAGAAAGGAGCTCAGCGTCGATGTTGATTCCCTGCTGCCACGGTCGGCACCGGCGCCGGCTGCGGTCTATAGTCGTCGTTAG